One window of Quercus robur chromosome 5, dhQueRobu3.1, whole genome shotgun sequence genomic DNA carries:
- the LOC126728231 gene encoding uncharacterized protein LOC126728231, translating to MAGVNGLQAGWVSRVLERGDLKSTRQRQDLSPTAGFVGSGGSGSGSGKILPWPITNLLNAFYVMFKALLILVGCPTSCRSTTGFCTFLASNYISWSAKKQPIVARSSAEVEYRSMASTTIELTWLSFLLCDL from the exons ATGGCCGGAGTTAATGGTCTTCAAGCAGGTTGGGTTTCACGGGTTTTGGAAAGAGGAGATCTGAAATCGACCCGCCAGCGTCAAGACCTAAGTCCGACCGCCGGATTCGTCGGATCAGGTGGttccgggtcgggttcgggcaa AATCCTACCATGGCCCATTACCAACTTGTTAAACGCATTCTACGTTATGTTCAAGGCACTGCTCATTTTG GTTGGTTGTCCCACTAGCTGTCGATCTACCACTGGCTTTTGCACATTTCTTGCTAGCAATTACATCTCTTGGAGTGCAAAAAAACAGCCCATTGTGGCCCGATCTAGTGCTGAAGTTGAGTATCGTTCCATGGCTTCAACTACCATTGAACTTACTTGGTTATCTTTCCTTCTTTGTGATCTTTGA
- the LOC126726060 gene encoding transcription factor VOZ1, which produces MGKGSKSNCRSVSHKLFKDKAKNRVDDLQGMFMDLQFARKESRTVDVAVLEEQVHQMLREWKSELNEPSPASSLQQGGSLGSFSSDICRLLQLCEEEDDATSPLAAPKPEPNDQSVQVGGDVVFQEGQQDHSFPLIGECKNSSSEVRDMAVNNLEGATQVDYNQFDLQPDFEHNFYSGINGTGLSAEDAVPHTSSYLPSICPPPSAFLGPKCALWDCPRPAQGMEWCQDYCSSFHAALAWNEGPPGMGPVLRPGGIGLKDALLFSALSAKAQGKDVGIPECEGAATAKSPWNAPELFDLSVLDGETIREWLFFDKPRRAFESGNRKQRSLPDYSGRGWHESRKQVMNEFGGLKRSYYMDPQPLNHFEWHLYEYEINKCDACALYRLELKLVDGKKNSKGKITNDSVADLQKQMGRLSAEFPSDNKRSVKGRAKVNAKVGVGSVYPVPNRMAPTNGTYEYGVNAPYDYLVDNINEYYLT; this is translated from the exons ATGGGGAAGGGTTCAAAGAGCAATTGTAGGTCTGTATCACATAAGCTATTCAAGGATAAGGCGAAGAACCGGGTTGATGACCTGCAAGGGATGTTCATGGATTTGCAGTTTGCTAGGAAGGAAAGTCGCACGGTTGATGTTGCTGTGCTTGAGGAGCAAGTCCATCAGATGCTTCGTGAGTGGAAATCTGAGCTCAATGAGCCCTCTCCAGCTTCATCTTTGCAACAA GGTGGTAGTCTTGGGTCGTTCTCCTCGGATATCTGTCGTCTATTGCAGCTTTGTGAGGAGGAAGATGATGCCACTAGTCCATTAGCTGCACCGAAGCCTGAGCCTAATGATCAAAGCGTGCAAGTTGGAGGTGATGTGGTCTTTCAAGAG GGGCAACAGGACCATAGTTTTCCATTGATTGGTGAATGCAAAAATTCCTCTTCAGAAGTTCGTGATATGGCAGTTAATAACTTGGAAGGGGCTACTCAGGTGGACTATAATCAGTTTGATTTGCAACCAGATTTTGAACACAACTTCTATTCTGGTATTAATGGTACGGGTTTGTCTGCGGAGGATGCTGTTCCTCATACTTCTAGCTATCTCCCAAGTATATGCCCTCCACCTTCTGCTTTCTTAGGCCCAAAATGTGCACTTTGGGATTGTCCAAGGCCTGCTCAAGGCATGGAATGGTGTCAAGACTATTGCAGTAGCTTTCATGCTGCTTTAGCATGGAATGAAGGTCCACCTGGCATGGGTCCTGTTCTAAGACCTGGAGGCATTGGCCTAAAGGATGCTCTGCTTTTTTCTGCTCTTAGTGCAAAGGCACAAGGAAAAGATGTTGGTATCCCAGAATGTGAGGGAGCTGCAACTGCAAAGTCTCCATGGAATGCACCTg AACTCTTTGATCTTTCAGTTCTGGATGGTGAAACAATTAGGGAATGGCTCTTTTTTGATAAGCCTCGAAGAGCATTTGAGAGTGGGAACAGAAAGCAAAGGTCGCTGCCAGATTACAGTGGGCGTGGTTGGCATGAGTCAAGGAAGCAAGTGATGAATGAATTTGGAGGCCTGAAGAGATCCTACTATATGGATCCACAGCCACTTAACCATTTTGAGTGGCACCTCTATGAATATGAGATTAATAAGTGTGATGCTTGTGCTTTGTATAGATTGGAACTGAAACTTGTTGATGGGAAGAAGAACTCCAAAGGAAAGATAACCAATGATTCAGTTGCTGATCTGCAGAAGCAGATGGGAAGGCTCTCTGCTGAATTTCCATCTGATAATAAGCGCTCTGTGAAGGGGAGGGCCAAGGTTAATGCAAAGGTTGGTGTTGGAAGCGTTTATCCCGTTCCAAATCGAATGGCACCAACAAATGGGACATATGAGTATGGGGTAAATGCACCGTATGATTATCTTGTGGACAATATAAATGAATATTACCTGACATAA